The following are encoded in a window of Geobacter metallireducens GS-15 genomic DNA:
- a CDS encoding DUF2156 domain-containing protein has protein sequence MTDIPGFPAARPLFLADKPFFAAVFAELQPRVSELTFANLYLFREAHDYRLTRVGDSPVVLGKGYDGEEYFLPPLGGDVAGALRVLLDAGMTLYGADEPFVSRYLAVGGVAVEEDRDAFDYLHLRQALAELPGNRFHKKKNRINYFTARHSFSVVLYGEAHRDGCLALLDEWRRVRNGIDSPSLELETKAGAEALMLADRLGLEGVVVLVEGGVAAFALGERLNRDTSVCHFEKNDPFMEGVSQLVDREFNRLLFTDCTWTNREQDLGEPGLRAAKLSYHPDELVKKYRARRV, from the coding sequence ATGACCGACATCCCCGGCTTTCCGGCGGCGCGCCCCCTTTTCCTCGCCGACAAGCCCTTCTTCGCCGCCGTTTTTGCCGAACTCCAGCCCCGGGTCTCGGAGCTTACCTTTGCCAATCTCTACCTCTTCCGGGAGGCCCATGACTATCGGCTCACCCGGGTGGGTGACTCCCCCGTGGTGCTCGGAAAGGGGTACGACGGCGAGGAGTACTTCCTCCCTCCCCTCGGTGGAGATGTGGCTGGTGCCCTCCGGGTGCTCCTTGATGCAGGGATGACCCTCTACGGGGCCGACGAGCCCTTTGTGTCCCGGTACCTGGCCGTCGGGGGGGTGGCCGTGGAGGAAGACCGGGATGCCTTTGACTACCTCCACCTCCGGCAGGCACTGGCGGAACTCCCCGGCAACCGCTTCCACAAAAAGAAAAACCGGATCAACTATTTCACCGCTCGGCATTCCTTCAGCGTGGTTCTTTACGGCGAGGCCCACCGCGATGGCTGCCTGGCGCTCCTCGACGAGTGGCGCCGGGTCCGCAACGGTATCGACAGCCCTTCCCTGGAACTGGAGACGAAGGCAGGGGCGGAGGCCCTCATGCTCGCGGACCGCCTCGGCCTCGAAGGGGTGGTGGTGCTCGTGGAGGGAGGGGTGGCTGCCTTCGCCCTGGGGGAGCGGCTCAATCGCGACACGTCGGTCTGCCATTTCGAGAAGAACGATCCGTTCATGGAAGGGGTTTCCCAACTGGTGGACCGGGAGTTCAACCGGCTCCTCTTCACCGACTGCACCTGGACGAACCGCGAGCAGGACCTGGGGGAACCGGGGCTGCGGGCGGCGAAGCTCTCCTACCATCCGGATGAACTGGTGAAGAAGTATCGGGCACGCA